The genomic stretch AATTAATCAAGTTGACATTCCATACATTTTGCTTTCTGATTGTTTTGGCCCTACTGAATCCGGTGCTTGCCGCCGATGCCAGAGGTCAGGACTTGGAAAGTTTTAAGGTGGACCTGTCCGTGGACGATGCCACCGTAGTAGATGTGCTGAGACAAATTGAAAACCAAACGGATTTCAAATTTGTGTATGACCGCAAAGTGGATAGGTTGCAGAATACCTACAACATTGCATACCAAAACGTTTCACTGAAATCTGTTTTGGAATTGATGGCCAAAGATGCCGACCTTACTTTTAGAAGAATAAATAACACCATTTCCATAGATGTAAAACCAAAGGCACCTAAAAGAGTGGTCGAGGTGGTTTTCCTGACGGTCACTGGGCAAATTACAGATGAAAATGGGGTTCCCTTGGCAGGAGCATCCGTTATGGAAAAAGGCAAGGGCAACGGTACCATTACCGATTTTGACGGAAACTATTCCATCGAGGTAGAGGACGATGCCGTGCTTCAGGTCTCTTATTTGGGATACAAGTCCCAAGAAGTTGCGGTAAACGGACAGAGTACCATTAACGTACAACTGCTTCAAGATGCCACCATGTTGGAAGATGTGGTGGTCGTTGGTTATGGTACCCAAAGAAAGACGGACGTTACCGGTTCCATCGCCTCAGTGGACAGTGAAGATTTCAACAAAGGAATCGTGATGAACCCAGGTCAGCTTTTGCAAGGAAAGGTTGCCGGTGTAAATATTTCCAACGTGAGCGGAGAACCGGGAGCAGAGCAAGATGTGATCATTAGGGGCGTGGGTAGTCTCCGTTCCGGAACAACCCCATTATATGTGATCGATGGTTTTGCCTTGGACAATACCAGCACTGGAGTTCCCACAAACCCGTTGAACTTTATCAACCCGCAGGACATTAAAAGTATAGATGTATTAAAAGATGCCTCCGCGGCAGCCATTTATGGTGCAAGGGCCGCCAATGGTGTAATCGTGATCACCACCAAAAGAGGCAAAGCGGGCAGAACACAAGTGGACTTGAACGTTTCCACAGGTTTTTCCACTTTGGCAAACCAAGTGGATGTGTTCTCTGCCGACCGTTTTAGGCAAGAAGTTGTTGCAGCAGGAGGAACATTGCAAGACGGGGGCGCCAATACCAATTGGCAAGATGCGCTCAGCAGAACAGGATTTACCAAGAATGTAAATTTGGCCATGAGCGGAGCGACCGAGCAGTTTTCGTACCGTGCCTCCTTGGGTGTGAATGATCAAGAAGGAATTTTGAGGGGCAACGACCTTAAACGTTACTCAGGTAGATTGAACCTGACCCAAAGGGCATTCAATGATCGATTGAAGATCGAGTTCAATATGACCGCGACCAGAACGGAGAACCTTCGTGCCGATTCAGACGCCATAGTTCGAGATATGCTTCAATTGAACCCGACCTTACCATTGTATACCAATGGCCAGCCAACATTGTTGGATAATATGTTGAACCCGCTGACCCGTGAGAAAATTTATAGCGATGACGCGTTGAACCACCGAATTTTAGCCAATTTGGCGCCCTCCGTGGAAATCGTGAAAGGGCTTACCTATAAGTTGAACTTAGGTGTGGATTACTCCTCTACGGAAAGAGATGTCCAATACAAGCCATTCTCATTGTTGGAAGACTTTGCCCGTGGTGAATTGAACAGTATTTATACGACCAACAAAAACAGTCTTATCGAAAATACGTTGACCTACAACTTAATGACCGAAAGGCACAATATTACATTTTTGGTCGGGCATACCTATCAAGAGACTTTTGTACATCAAAAGAGTTTTGAAATGGAAGGTTTTTCCGATAACGGAATCGATCCAAAATACCAAGATCAGATCAGTTCGGAAGATACACCAACTTATATGAACACCTACGCGACCAAAAATGAGCTGCAATCCTTTTTTGGAAGGGCCAATTATGTGTTCGATAACAGGTACATGCTAACGGCGACCATGAGGGCGGACGGTTCTTCCAAATTCGGGGGAAACAATAAATACGGGTATTTCCCTTCCGTGGCTGCCGGTTGGAACATTATGAACGAAGAATTCTTAAGTGACAATGCCACCATCAACAATTTGAAATTGAGAGCCAGTTGGGGTAGAACGGGTAATCAGGAGATTCCTTCAAAAATTACCAAAAGAAGCTTTACCGATAGCAGGGACGATAACGACTCCTATCCGATAAATGGTGACGAAAGCACTTTGGCGGATTACCCGTACGGAACCATTTTCACCCGTTTGGCCAACCCCGATATTCAATGGGAAGTGTCCCAACAGACCAACGTAGGTTTGGATTTTGGCCTGTTCAACAATCGCTTGTCGGGAACCTTGGATTACTTTAACAAAGTGTCCGAGAACATATTGTTGGAAGTTACCCCGGCGGACCCTGTTCAGCCTACCGACAAATACTGGACCAATATCCCCGATATGGAGATCAAGAACAGCGGTATCGAATTTGCCTTGGATTACCAAAGCGATTACAGCAAAGATTTCTCCTATAATATTGGCGGTAACTTGGCCTACACCAAAAACGAAGTTGCCAACTCGCCCTACGAAGTTTTGACCACTGGCGCGGCGCAAGGGGCCGGACAAACCGATGCCACCATAAACGGTAATATCAACGGAGAGCCCATCGGAGCATTCTACATACAGGAGTTCTTGGGAATCGGTGACGATGGTCTTAGCATACTATCGGATGAAAGAAGAGTAGTGGGCAGCGCATTACCAGATTTGATCTATGCCTTCTATCTGAACTTCAATTATAAGAATTTTGACCTTGGGTTGAATTTTAACGGAGTTTCTGGTAACAAGGTGTACAACCATACCGCCATGTCGTTGTTCAGTAAAGGACTTTTAAGTTCCAATTTCAATACAACATCCATTGCTACACAATTCCCGAACGAGGATATCACCAACTCCAATGCCGTATCAACCAGATACTTGGAAGATGGGGATTTCTTGAGGCTGAATAACGCTACTTTGGGTTATAACCTAAACCCATCATGGATGGGGCTCGATGGATTGGTCAATACGATTCGTTTGTCCATAACCGGACAAAACTTGTTCGTAATCACCGATTATAGTGGTTTCGACCCGGAGATCAACTCAAATTTGACCATTGACGGTATTCAGACCTTTGGGATCGATTACTTCAATTATCCCAAAACAAGATCACTTGTATTCGGATTAAACGTATCATTCTAATCAAAAAAAATCTAAAATGAAGAGTAAAATAATAATAGCATTATTTGGAATAGGCCTACTGACCAATATGAGCTGTACCGATTTGGAAGAAGAGGTCATTGATGAATCGCTGGAGGGTAGCGGACAGGCAGAAGCAATCAGTGGAGCCATCGCACCTGCTTATGGACAGATAGCATGGACCTGGCGGCACACTAATTATTATGGATTGCAGCTAATACCTGCCGATGAGGCCATTTTGCCCTATCGCGGAGGGGTGGACTGGTACGATAACGGAAAATTTTTGGCTGCACATTCACACGATATAGCTCCCAGCAACGATTTGGTGGGAAGCTCATGGAACGAAGTGACAAAAAACATTTCCAGGACAATAACGGCTATCGACGTTCTTAAACCACTTGCCGATGAGGGGAATGCAGAAGCAGAAGGCGCCTTATATGAAATGATCGCATTGAGGGCCTACTTGAACATGTTGACCTTGGATAGTTGGGGATTGGCCTTCAAAAAGGAAACTTCCGGTGAACTTTCCGAAGTGTTGAGAGGACAGGAAGCCATCGACTATATCGAGAGCGAACTGCTGTCCGTTGTAGATGTGATCAACACAAGCAGGGGACCGGGAAGAATTACCCAAGCCGCTGTATGGGGATTCTTGGCCAGGTTGAACCTGAATGCCACGGTATATCGTGATCCTTACGGAACTCCCGATTTTACAACCGAGGATATGAACAAGGTGATCGAGTACACCGATAACATCATCGATTCAGGGATGTTTTCGTTGTCCCCGGAATATTTTGAACTGTTCAATGACGAAAACCACGATAACCCAGAGTTGATTTTTGCACTGGACCAGCGTGGGGTAATGAACAACGAGCACAGCCGTTGGGCATATTGGTCATTGGCGGGGTCTTGGTACCCCAGACCAGAGCACCCCAGTGCGGACGGTACCGATGGTCCGGCCATTACACCGGATTTCTACCAAACATGGGTAGATGCCTATGGCGACGTAGATCCAGCCGAAGCCGATGCAAGGTTCTATCAGGAAAATCAAACCATACCGGCCGA from Flagellimonas oceani encodes the following:
- a CDS encoding RagB/SusD family nutrient uptake outer membrane protein — encoded protein: MKSKIIIALFGIGLLTNMSCTDLEEEVIDESLEGSGQAEAISGAIAPAYGQIAWTWRHTNYYGLQLIPADEAILPYRGGVDWYDNGKFLAAHSHDIAPSNDLVGSSWNEVTKNISRTITAIDVLKPLADEGNAEAEGALYEMIALRAYLNMLTLDSWGLAFKKETSGELSEVLRGQEAIDYIESELLSVVDVINTSRGPGRITQAAVWGFLARLNLNATVYRDPYGTPDFTTEDMNKVIEYTDNIIDSGMFSLSPEYFELFNDENHDNPELIFALDQRGVMNNEHSRWAYWSLAGSWYPRPEHPSADGTDGPAITPDFYQTWVDAYGDVDPAEADARFYQENQTIPAELQDLTGVSPENDEEHYYCMSAEDFEINRGIIRGVIWGPRKDENGAFFTCDEGYRIYPVIQRKGNGPDKDVDYVNHNLQVDFTNQGRLHKNGYRVSKYQFSRTSPNGNNFSSVDLVLMRLAEIYLMRAEAKLRTGDNAGALADVNTVRTSRTARPAQTPAALPAIDLEILFRERGFELYWEGFRRGDQIRFGHYEDTWTEKTDDNVFHRLFPIPQDAIDGASNVAGYLDQNEGY
- a CDS encoding SusC/RagA family TonB-linked outer membrane protein, translated to MNSLTIKQLIKLTFHTFCFLIVLALLNPVLAADARGQDLESFKVDLSVDDATVVDVLRQIENQTDFKFVYDRKVDRLQNTYNIAYQNVSLKSVLELMAKDADLTFRRINNTISIDVKPKAPKRVVEVVFLTVTGQITDENGVPLAGASVMEKGKGNGTITDFDGNYSIEVEDDAVLQVSYLGYKSQEVAVNGQSTINVQLLQDATMLEDVVVVGYGTQRKTDVTGSIASVDSEDFNKGIVMNPGQLLQGKVAGVNISNVSGEPGAEQDVIIRGVGSLRSGTTPLYVIDGFALDNTSTGVPTNPLNFINPQDIKSIDVLKDASAAAIYGARAANGVIVITTKRGKAGRTQVDLNVSTGFSTLANQVDVFSADRFRQEVVAAGGTLQDGGANTNWQDALSRTGFTKNVNLAMSGATEQFSYRASLGVNDQEGILRGNDLKRYSGRLNLTQRAFNDRLKIEFNMTATRTENLRADSDAIVRDMLQLNPTLPLYTNGQPTLLDNMLNPLTREKIYSDDALNHRILANLAPSVEIVKGLTYKLNLGVDYSSTERDVQYKPFSLLEDFARGELNSIYTTNKNSLIENTLTYNLMTERHNITFLVGHTYQETFVHQKSFEMEGFSDNGIDPKYQDQISSEDTPTYMNTYATKNELQSFFGRANYVFDNRYMLTATMRADGSSKFGGNNKYGYFPSVAAGWNIMNEEFLSDNATINNLKLRASWGRTGNQEIPSKITKRSFTDSRDDNDSYPINGDESTLADYPYGTIFTRLANPDIQWEVSQQTNVGLDFGLFNNRLSGTLDYFNKVSENILLEVTPADPVQPTDKYWTNIPDMEIKNSGIEFALDYQSDYSKDFSYNIGGNLAYTKNEVANSPYEVLTTGAAQGAGQTDATINGNINGEPIGAFYIQEFLGIGDDGLSILSDERRVVGSALPDLIYAFYLNFNYKNFDLGLNFNGVSGNKVYNHTAMSLFSKGLLSSNFNTTSIATQFPNEDITNSNAVSTRYLEDGDFLRLNNATLGYNLNPSWMGLDGLVNTIRLSITGQNLFVITDYSGFDPEINSNLTIDGIQTFGIDYFNYPKTRSLVFGLNVSF